The proteins below come from a single Mucilaginibacter mali genomic window:
- a CDS encoding zinc finger domain-containing protein, with protein MDGKTNLADINRSLNCGGCGALLHFEPGTHSLKCDYCGQSNAIQSGNDSREITSYDFDEFVAGIDTEKQGNNLKVVDCTNCGSQTLLDQYVSSDKCPFCTAPLVLNMTGGQQYVQPHYVLPFEVTKQQGIQFFNKWISNLWWSPNDLEKKVNGSTSILTGVYLPHWTYDTDTITDYTGERGDYYYTEETYTETVNGRTETKTRRVRHTSWSYASGTVYADFRDVMVPASQSLKAETLTKLEPWKLEMLVPFDERYMSGFRSETYQVDPKQGFISATEYMAGPIRSKIKDGIGGDEQRIDHTDTVYNNKALKYLVLPVWVSAYNYNNKVYQFTINASTGEVIGQRPLSWIKITLAILFVLMVIAGIVFYFQQANAGV; from the coding sequence ATGGACGGAAAGACCAACCTGGCTGATATCAACCGATCGTTAAATTGTGGCGGCTGCGGTGCGCTGCTTCATTTTGAACCGGGCACGCACAGCTTAAAGTGCGATTATTGCGGCCAAAGCAACGCGATACAAAGCGGCAATGACAGCCGGGAAATCACATCTTACGATTTTGATGAGTTTGTTGCCGGTATTGATACCGAAAAGCAAGGCAATAATTTAAAAGTTGTTGATTGTACCAATTGCGGTTCGCAAACGCTTTTAGATCAATACGTCAGTTCGGATAAATGCCCGTTTTGTACAGCGCCCCTTGTGTTGAACATGACAGGCGGACAGCAATATGTGCAGCCGCATTATGTGCTGCCTTTTGAAGTAACCAAACAGCAGGGGATCCAGTTTTTTAATAAATGGATCAGCAATTTGTGGTGGTCGCCCAACGACCTTGAAAAAAAGGTGAACGGCAGCACTTCCATACTAACCGGCGTTTACCTGCCGCATTGGACTTATGATACCGACACCATAACCGATTACACCGGCGAACGCGGCGATTATTACTATACCGAAGAAACTTATACCGAAACCGTCAACGGCAGAACGGAAACCAAGACCCGTCGGGTGCGGCATACAAGCTGGTCGTACGCATCGGGGACGGTTTATGCCGATTTCAGGGATGTGATGGTGCCGGCAAGCCAATCGTTAAAAGCGGAAACACTGACCAAACTGGAACCATGGAAACTGGAGATGCTGGTGCCGTTTGATGAACGCTATATGAGCGGTTTCCGATCAGAAACCTACCAGGTAGACCCTAAGCAGGGTTTTATTTCGGCAACTGAATATATGGCTGGCCCTATCAGGTCAAAAATAAAAGATGGTATAGGTGGCGATGAGCAGCGGATAGACCATACCGATACCGTCTATAATAACAAAGCCCTTAAATATTTGGTACTGCCGGTTTGGGTGAGCGCCTACAATTATAACAACAAGGTTTACCAGTTCACCATCAACGCCAGCACAGGCGAAGTGATCGGTCAGCGGCCTTTAAGCTGGATAAAAATAACGCTGGCTATCCTGTTTGTACTGATGGTAATAGCAGGTATTGTGTTTTATTTTCAGCAGGCAAATGCTGGGGTGTAA
- a CDS encoding lipase family protein codes for MQKQLRLILIFLLLTVTGFAQQRYVGPLAPTGFHPDMNRYEQETAMYMAYLSDLSYEDGWSVKDVFDLVDRTYPSAKLACRFLQDRKSGTQAIVWGMHEGVIVAIRGTQPKQLLDWLTDLKISNYVNTDQMDERLKALPAGHAGFRKAAMRLVEECQLLDAISEVAAVTHPGVLHAQVPVYLTGHSMGAGISQLLIPVIAGHFRFAGAYHFAPPLAVAIDQSQGLKERFGNKVYDIVNYKDYVTRAGRNETSHYGKFYRICKEGELDKENEVFARFKGLEYLTEFSLHSLESYIKLLRQPKNTTGLVQQRMVNGQVCKID; via the coding sequence ATGCAAAAACAGTTACGCCTCATCCTTATTTTTCTGCTATTAACTGTAACGGGGTTCGCGCAGCAGCGCTATGTCGGGCCGCTTGCCCCTACCGGATTTCACCCGGATATGAACCGGTATGAGCAGGAGACCGCGATGTATATGGCCTACCTGTCCGATCTGTCGTACGAAGACGGCTGGTCGGTTAAGGATGTGTTCGACCTGGTTGACCGTACCTATCCATCGGCTAAGCTGGCCTGCCGCTTTTTGCAGGACAGGAAAAGCGGCACCCAGGCCATTGTTTGGGGAATGCATGAGGGCGTTATCGTAGCCATCAGGGGTACACAACCCAAACAACTGCTCGACTGGCTTACAGACCTTAAAATATCCAACTATGTAAATACCGACCAAATGGACGAGCGCCTGAAAGCCCTGCCAGCCGGTCATGCCGGCTTCCGCAAGGCCGCCATGCGCCTGGTAGAGGAATGCCAGTTGCTGGATGCTATCAGCGAGGTTGCAGCCGTTACCCATCCGGGAGTGCTGCACGCGCAGGTGCCGGTGTATTTAACCGGGCACTCTATGGGCGCGGGCATATCGCAATTGTTGATCCCCGTTATTGCCGGGCATTTTCGCTTTGCAGGGGCTTACCACTTCGCCCCGCCACTGGCAGTAGCTATTGATCAAAGCCAGGGCCTGAAGGAACGCTTCGGCAATAAGGTATACGATATTGTGAACTACAAAGACTATGTAACCCGCGCCGGCCGCAACGAAACCAGCCATTACGGCAAGTTTTACCGCATTTGCAAAGAAGGCGAACTGGATAAGGAAAACGAGGTTTTCGCCCGCTTTAAAGGCCTGGAATACCTGACCGAGTTTTCGCTGCACTCGCTGGAGAGTTATATCAAATTATTGCGACAACCGAAAAATACTACGGGATTGGTGCAGCAAAGGATGGTTAATGGGCAGGTTTGTAAGATTGATTGA
- a CDS encoding heavy metal translocating P-type ATPase, giving the protein MTEQLVELNVTGMHCNNCAISVHRMLEKKGLQNILVDFAGEEVKFSTADASAVPGIIKDIEGLGYHVIEDLSAHQEKFYQKVESKFIFCAIFTAPLLLHMVLPWHWLHHASVQLALCLPVFIVGCLHFGKSAITSIKSGVPNMDVLIFIGSTAAFIYSLVGTIQNLGGQYQFYETCATIITLVLLGNLFEKRSVTQTTSAVKDLVKFQQVEARRIVNGEIEVVNAKEIKSGDIVLVNTGDKIPVDGDILEGSASVDESMLTGESVPVEKQKYDSVIGGTILQSGNIRIMATKVGSNSVLAQIIDLMKRAQAAKPPIQKLGDKVAAVFVPAVILIALITFLLTYFVFNGGLQNSLMHAIAVLVISCPCAMGLATPTAVMVGLGRAAKNGVLIKGGDTIEAVANTKYVIFDKTGTLTTGKFALRDIKTYGDVPVESARGIIAAIEARSNHPIARSLVEQLKAQPQEKLILKTVSEEKGLGMRAEDVQGNHYFLGAAKDGGDSNYNLSLYKNQQLLAQIAIQDDIKPGAANLIASLKKMGITPVLLSGDKASRCNDVAQTLGITSIHAEKLPDEKLAIVDVYKQKGKTVMIGDGINDAPALTKADVGVSMNDASHIAIQSARVILLNTDLNSLLFFLQVSKHTLLTIKQNLFWAFAYNIVAIPVAALGFMSPMFGAFTMAFSDVVVIGNSLRLKIKRISPPAP; this is encoded by the coding sequence ATGACAGAACAATTGGTTGAGCTGAATGTAACCGGGATGCATTGCAATAACTGCGCTATTTCGGTACACCGTATGCTGGAGAAGAAGGGACTGCAAAATATCCTGGTCGATTTCGCTGGCGAAGAAGTAAAGTTCTCTACCGCCGATGCATCGGCGGTGCCGGGTATTATTAAAGATATCGAGGGCCTGGGCTACCACGTGATCGAAGACCTGTCGGCCCACCAGGAAAAGTTCTATCAAAAAGTGGAGAGTAAATTTATCTTCTGCGCCATCTTCACCGCCCCGCTCCTGCTGCACATGGTTTTGCCCTGGCATTGGCTGCACCACGCAAGTGTACAGTTAGCGCTTTGCCTGCCGGTATTTATTGTTGGCTGCCTGCACTTTGGCAAAAGCGCTATTACTTCTATAAAAAGCGGCGTGCCCAATATGGATGTACTCATCTTTATCGGATCGACAGCGGCCTTTATTTACAGCCTGGTTGGTACCATCCAAAATCTTGGCGGGCAATACCAGTTTTACGAAACCTGCGCCACCATTATCACGCTGGTGCTGCTGGGCAATTTATTCGAGAAGCGTTCGGTAACGCAAACCACATCAGCTGTGAAAGACCTGGTAAAATTTCAGCAGGTTGAAGCCCGCCGCATTGTTAACGGTGAAATAGAAGTGGTTAACGCCAAAGAGATCAAATCGGGCGATATTGTACTGGTCAACACCGGCGACAAAATACCGGTTGATGGTGATATTTTGGAAGGCAGTGCCTCGGTTGATGAATCGATGCTAACGGGCGAAAGCGTACCGGTTGAAAAGCAAAAATACGACAGCGTGATCGGCGGCACCATCCTGCAATCGGGCAATATCCGTATCATGGCTACCAAAGTAGGTTCAAACTCGGTACTGGCGCAGATCATCGACCTGATGAAGCGTGCGCAGGCCGCTAAGCCCCCTATCCAAAAACTGGGCGATAAAGTAGCTGCGGTGTTTGTACCGGCCGTTATCCTGATCGCCTTAATAACCTTTTTACTTACTTACTTTGTATTTAATGGCGGGCTGCAAAACTCGCTGATGCACGCCATCGCGGTGCTGGTGATCTCCTGCCCCTGCGCCATGGGCCTGGCTACACCGACGGCGGTAATGGTTGGTTTGGGTCGTGCTGCTAAAAACGGTGTGCTGATAAAAGGTGGCGATACCATAGAAGCCGTGGCCAACACCAAATACGTAATATTTGACAAAACCGGTACCCTTACCACCGGCAAGTTCGCCCTGCGCGATATCAAGACCTATGGCGATGTTCCGGTAGAATCCGCGCGTGGTATCATCGCAGCTATCGAAGCACGTTCTAATCACCCCATTGCCCGCTCACTGGTTGAACAATTAAAGGCGCAGCCACAGGAAAAGCTGATCCTGAAAACTGTATCCGAAGAAAAAGGCCTGGGCATGCGTGCAGAAGATGTGCAGGGTAATCACTACTTCCTTGGCGCGGCTAAAGATGGCGGCGATAGCAATTATAACCTGTCCCTGTATAAAAACCAGCAGCTACTGGCGCAAATAGCTATCCAGGATGATATTAAGCCCGGTGCCGCTAACCTGATCGCCAGTCTTAAAAAGATGGGCATCACCCCCGTGCTCCTCAGCGGTGATAAAGCAAGCAGATGCAACGATGTGGCGCAAACGCTGGGCATTACATCGATCCATGCCGAAAAGCTGCCTGATGAAAAACTGGCCATAGTTGATGTGTACAAACAAAAAGGCAAAACCGTAATGATTGGCGATGGCATTAACGATGCCCCGGCCCTTACCAAAGCTGATGTTGGCGTATCCATGAACGATGCCAGTCATATCGCTATCCAATCTGCCCGGGTAATTTTACTCAACACCGACCTGAACTCGCTGCTATTCTTTTTGCAGGTGAGTAAACATACGCTGCTTACCATCAAACAAAACTTGTTCTGGGCCTTCGCATATAATATTGTGGCTATTCCTGTAGCGGCGCTGGGCTTTATGAGCCCGATGTTTGGCGCTTTTACCATGGCTTTTTCGGATGTGGTGGTGATCGGTAATTCTTTGCGGTTGAAGATCAAAAGAATAAGCCCCCCAGCCCCCTAA
- the rnhA gene encoding ribonuclease HI, with protein MIELFTDGASSGNPGPGGYGAILRSGQHYKELSEGFRKTTNNRMELLAVIKGLEALKNPNQQVIIYSDSKYVIDSVEKKWLQGWVKKGFAGKKNRDLWMRYIEVSRIHQVRFVWVKGHAGHPENERCDQLAVAAGKQKNLLIDAVFETESMRTDLL; from the coding sequence ATGATCGAACTTTTTACTGATGGCGCGTCGAGTGGTAACCCCGGTCCGGGTGGTTACGGTGCTATCCTCCGCTCCGGACAGCATTATAAAGAATTGTCCGAGGGTTTCCGAAAAACTACCAATAACCGCATGGAACTTTTGGCGGTAATAAAAGGACTGGAAGCGTTAAAGAATCCTAATCAGCAGGTTATTATCTATTCCGACTCGAAATATGTGATCGACTCCGTTGAAAAGAAATGGTTGCAGGGTTGGGTAAAAAAAGGCTTCGCCGGTAAAAAGAACCGCGACCTGTGGATGCGATACATTGAGGTAAGCCGCATACACCAGGTACGCTTTGTATGGGTAAAAGGACACGCCGGTCACCCCGAAAACGAGCGTTGCGACCAGTTAGCTGTTGCGGCAGGTAAACAAAAGAATTTGCTGATAGACGCCGTTTTTGAAACGGAAAGTATGAGAACGGATTTGTTATAA
- the fbp gene encoding class 1 fructose-bisphosphatase — protein sequence MKVVKTLGQFIIEKQADFPYAKGELSRLLRDIGIAAKLVNREVNKAGLADIIGDAGSINVQGEGQKLLDVYANEQFISALKSGGECCTVVSEENDEYIYIDHEISKNAKYVVAIDPLDGSSNIDVNVGVGTIFSIFRRKSKEGEATMEDVLQKGTEQVAAGYVIYGSSTMLVYTTGKGVNGFTLDPSIGEFCLSHPNMTIPKDGVIYSINEGYYAHFPDGVKKYIKFCQVEDDKTYRPYTSRYTGSMVADLHRNMIKGGIFIYPITAKSPKGKLRLVYECNPMAFIIEQAGGRASDGYQRILELDVTELHQRSAIFIGSEHMVKKAEEMMACFSPQVTKTNFEGVVSVQ from the coding sequence ATGAAGGTAGTTAAAACCCTGGGCCAGTTCATTATTGAAAAACAAGCCGACTTCCCTTATGCCAAAGGCGAACTTTCGCGTTTATTGCGCGATATTGGCATTGCCGCCAAATTGGTGAACCGTGAGGTTAATAAGGCTGGTTTGGCAGACATTATAGGCGACGCGGGCAGCATTAATGTGCAGGGCGAGGGACAAAAACTATTGGACGTATATGCTAACGAACAATTTATCTCGGCATTAAAAAGCGGGGGCGAGTGTTGCACCGTGGTGTCTGAGGAAAACGACGAGTACATCTATATCGATCATGAAATATCTAAAAACGCCAAATATGTGGTGGCTATTGATCCTTTGGATGGCTCATCAAATATAGATGTGAACGTAGGGGTGGGTACTATATTCTCCATCTTCCGCCGCAAAAGCAAGGAGGGCGAAGCTACAATGGAAGATGTATTGCAAAAAGGTACCGAACAGGTTGCAGCCGGCTATGTTATTTATGGTTCGTCAACCATGCTTGTTTATACTACAGGTAAGGGGGTAAACGGCTTTACGCTTGATCCGTCGATAGGTGAGTTTTGTTTATCGCACCCTAATATGACTATCCCTAAAGATGGTGTCATCTATTCCATTAACGAAGGTTATTACGCTCACTTCCCTGATGGCGTAAAGAAATACATTAAGTTTTGCCAGGTTGAGGATGATAAAACGTATCGCCCATACACCTCGCGTTACACCGGATCTATGGTAGCCGACTTGCACCGTAATATGATCAAAGGCGGGATCTTTATTTACCCGATCACTGCCAAATCGCCAAAAGGTAAACTGCGTTTGGTTTACGAATGCAACCCCATGGCCTTTATTATTGAACAAGCCGGTGGCCGCGCCAGTGATGGTTATCAGCGCATATTAGAATTGGATGTAACCGAACTGCACCAACGCTCGGCCATCTTTATCGGCTCTGAACACATGGTAAAAAAGGCCGAGGAGATGATGGCTTGCTTCTCGCCGCAGGTAACCAAAACTAATTTTGAGGGAGTGGTATCGGTGCAGTAA
- a CDS encoding metallophosphoesterase family protein, with product MTKIGLLSDTHGYIDDNILRHFDNCDEIWHAGDFGTMEVADRLSALKPLRGVYGNIDGGDLRKTFPEHLRFMCEDVDVWMTHIGGYPGRYNPAIRNEIYTKPPKLFICGHSHILKVMFDEKIKCLHINPGAAGKQGWHKVRTLIKFCVSDEKIHTLEAVELLK from the coding sequence ATGACTAAAATTGGCTTACTATCTGACACGCATGGCTATATAGACGATAATATCCTGCGGCATTTTGATAATTGCGACGAGATATGGCATGCTGGCGACTTTGGCACAATGGAAGTTGCCGACCGTTTATCGGCCCTGAAACCGCTGCGTGGCGTGTATGGCAATATCGACGGCGGGGACCTGCGCAAGACATTCCCCGAACATTTGCGGTTTATGTGCGAGGACGTGGATGTTTGGATGACGCACATTGGCGGTTACCCGGGGAGGTATAATCCTGCCATCAGAAATGAAATATACACTAAGCCACCGAAGCTTTTTATCTGCGGGCATTCGCATATTTTAAAGGTGATGTTCGACGAAAAGATAAAATGCCTGCATATTAACCCCGGAGCCGCTGGAAAACAGGGCTGGCATAAAGTAAGAACCTTAATAAAATTTTGTGTTTCTGACGAAAAAATCCATACCTTAGAAGCAGTAGAGTTGTTAAAGTAA
- a CDS encoding tRNA1(Val) (adenine(37)-N6)-methyltransferase, whose product MFHFKQFSVDQTGCAMKINTDGVLLGALAAAENAGDILDIGTGTGVIALMLAQRFTTASIDAVEIDKSAAQTAKANFAASPFAGRLKVYALSFERFFEDNPDKKYNLIVSNPPFYINSLKSPGAGKQLAKHADAALFDNMLSGVSAHLQTGGVFWLVLPIDTAKLVKHQAQQYGLNLQQLINIGSYPQSEPHRQLLVFGLTETKLQQNDFVIYDAPKQYTGQYCMALQQFFTIFP is encoded by the coding sequence ATGTTCCATTTCAAACAATTCAGTGTAGACCAAACCGGTTGCGCCATGAAGATCAATACCGACGGCGTATTGTTAGGCGCACTGGCCGCTGCGGAAAATGCCGGCGATATATTAGACATTGGTACCGGAACAGGCGTTATAGCACTGATGCTGGCCCAGCGCTTTACCACGGCAAGTATCGATGCGGTAGAAATAGACAAAAGCGCAGCACAAACCGCTAAGGCTAATTTTGCAGCTTCGCCATTTGCAGGCCGGCTGAAAGTATATGCTTTATCCTTTGAGCGTTTTTTTGAGGATAACCCGGATAAGAAATATAACCTGATTGTCTCCAACCCGCCATTCTATATCAACTCGCTAAAATCGCCGGGGGCGGGGAAGCAACTGGCTAAACATGCCGATGCAGCTTTGTTTGATAATATGCTTTCGGGCGTGTCGGCTCATTTGCAAACAGGCGGTGTGTTTTGGCTGGTATTACCGATAGATACAGCCAAGCTGGTTAAGCATCAAGCCCAACAATATGGTTTAAATTTGCAGCAGCTGATAAATATCGGCTCGTACCCCCAATCTGAACCGCACCGGCAGCTATTAGTTTTTGGCCTGACAGAAACAAAACTACAGCAAAACGATTTTGTTATTTATGATGCACCTAAACAATACACAGGACAGTACTGTATGGCTTTACAACAATTTTTCACGATCTTTCCTTAG
- the gloA2 gene encoding SMU1112c/YaeR family gloxylase I-like metalloprotein, which yields MKLNRIHHIAIICSDYEVSKHFYTEVLGLDIVQEVYRTERDSYKLDLFVGGLYQIELFSFPDPPERVSRPEAAGLRHLAFEVDDIEVAVLELNRHMVIAEPIRVDEHTGKRFAFFADPDGLPVEFYEK from the coding sequence ATGAAACTCAACCGCATACACCACATCGCCATCATCTGTTCGGATTACGAAGTATCCAAACACTTTTACACCGAAGTTTTAGGTTTGGATATCGTACAGGAAGTTTACCGCACCGAACGCGATTCGTACAAGCTTGACCTGTTTGTTGGTGGTTTATATCAGATAGAACTTTTTTCATTTCCCGATCCGCCTGAAAGGGTATCGCGGCCTGAAGCTGCGGGTTTGCGCCATTTGGCTTTTGAGGTGGATGATATAGAAGTGGCTGTGTTGGAGCTAAATCGCCATATGGTAATAGCCGAACCGATAAGGGTAGATGAGCATACCGGCAAGCGCTTTGCTTTTTTTGCCGATCCGGATGGGTTACCTGTAGAGTTTTATGAGAAGTAG
- the purL gene encoding phosphoribosylformylglycinamidine synthase subunit PurL has protein sequence MDNQQLTTVETAKDLGLLPAEFDRINEILGRVPNFTELSIFSVMWSEHCSYKNSITWLKTLPKDGPRMLAKAGEENAGLVDLGDGVGCAFKIESHNHPSALEPYQGAATGVGGINRDIFTMGARPIAQLNSLRFGDLSLDKTKWLVKGVVKGISHYGNAFGIPTVGGELFFDDCYNINPLVNAFSAGIVKAGETVSATSYGVGNPVYIVGSATGKDGIHGAAFASKDITEDSVNDLPAVQVGDPFQEKLLLEATLEVIKTGAVVGMQDMGAAGIICSNSEMSAKGEHGMRIDLDKVPTRQDNMKPFEILLSESQERMLIVVHKGREAEVQAIFDKWDLNCVQIGEVTDTQRLHYYMNGELVADVPADDLVLGGGAPVYQREYREPAYYAENQKFNIDDVPVPADLKDVAEHLISHPNIASKRWVTDQYDSMIGTATMTTNRPSDAAVVAVKDTDKAIVITVDCNSRYVYADPQKGCAIAVAEAARNITCAGGEPVAITNCLNFGNPYIPEVYWQFVGAIKGMGEACTKFETPVTGGNVSFYNQSSDEGPVFPTPTIGMLGVMDDLSNIMGSDFKQPDDLIYLIGESVNDIASSQYLASYHKILKAPAPYFDIDKEYDTHQVIKQLISSKIIQSAHDVADGGLFITLVESAMPNGLGFDITTDSSIRKDAFLFGEAQGRIVVSVAPADQERFVELMATSEVEFSLLGTVAREGNLMIDEELYGNIQDVKLVYDNVLHVILGE, from the coding sequence TTGGACAATCAACAATTGACCACCGTCGAAACCGCTAAAGATCTGGGTTTATTGCCTGCCGAATTTGATCGCATAAATGAAATACTGGGCCGCGTGCCAAATTTTACCGAACTATCTATCTTCTCGGTAATGTGGAGCGAACACTGCTCGTACAAAAACTCTATCACCTGGTTAAAAACTTTGCCTAAAGATGGCCCGCGCATGCTGGCTAAAGCAGGTGAGGAAAATGCCGGCCTTGTCGACCTTGGCGATGGCGTTGGCTGCGCTTTCAAAATAGAATCGCATAACCACCCTTCGGCTTTAGAGCCTTACCAGGGCGCTGCAACAGGTGTTGGCGGTATCAACCGCGATATTTTTACCATGGGTGCCCGTCCTATCGCTCAACTAAACTCGCTGCGCTTTGGCGATCTGAGCCTGGATAAAACCAAATGGCTGGTAAAAGGTGTGGTAAAAGGTATCAGCCACTACGGCAACGCCTTTGGTATCCCAACCGTTGGCGGCGAATTGTTTTTTGACGATTGCTACAACATCAACCCCCTGGTAAATGCTTTCTCGGCCGGTATTGTTAAGGCAGGCGAGACCGTTTCGGCTACCTCATATGGTGTGGGCAACCCGGTTTACATTGTGGGTTCGGCTACAGGTAAGGATGGTATCCATGGCGCGGCTTTCGCGTCGAAAGATATTACCGAAGATTCGGTGAACGATTTGCCGGCTGTACAGGTAGGCGACCCCTTCCAGGAAAAACTGTTGCTGGAAGCTACTTTAGAAGTAATTAAGACCGGCGCCGTTGTGGGTATGCAGGATATGGGCGCTGCCGGTATCATTTGCTCAAACTCGGAAATGAGCGCTAAAGGCGAGCATGGTATGCGTATCGATCTGGATAAAGTACCAACCCGCCAGGATAATATGAAGCCGTTTGAGATCCTGCTTTCAGAATCGCAGGAGCGTATGCTGATCGTAGTGCACAAAGGCCGCGAGGCTGAGGTGCAGGCTATATTTGATAAATGGGATTTGAACTGCGTGCAAATAGGCGAGGTGACCGATACCCAGCGCCTGCACTACTACATGAACGGCGAGCTGGTTGCAGATGTACCTGCCGATGATTTGGTATTAGGTGGCGGCGCCCCGGTTTATCAGCGCGAGTACCGCGAGCCGGCTTACTATGCCGAAAATCAGAAATTTAACATTGATGATGTACCTGTTCCGGCTGATTTGAAAGACGTGGCCGAACACCTGATATCGCACCCTAACATCGCATCGAAACGTTGGGTAACCGACCAGTACGATTCGATGATCGGTACGGCTACCATGACCACCAACCGCCCAAGCGACGCGGCTGTGGTTGCGGTGAAGGATACCGATAAAGCGATTGTAATTACCGTTGATTGCAACAGCCGCTACGTATACGCCGACCCGCAAAAAGGTTGCGCCATTGCAGTTGCCGAAGCTGCCCGTAACATTACCTGTGCCGGTGGCGAGCCGGTAGCTATTACTAACTGTTTGAACTTTGGTAACCCTTACATCCCTGAAGTTTACTGGCAGTTTGTTGGCGCTATAAAAGGCATGGGCGAAGCCTGTACCAAATTTGAAACCCCGGTAACTGGTGGTAACGTGAGTTTCTACAATCAATCGAGCGATGAAGGCCCGGTATTCCCAACACCTACTATTGGTATGCTGGGTGTAATGGATGACCTGAGCAATATCATGGGTTCGGACTTTAAACAGCCGGATGACCTGATCTATTTGATCGGCGAATCGGTAAATGATATCGCATCATCGCAATACCTGGCATCGTACCATAAGATACTGAAAGCACCTGCACCATATTTTGATATCGATAAAGAATATGATACCCATCAGGTGATCAAACAGCTGATCAGCAGCAAGATCATCCAATCGGCGCATGATGTGGCCGATGGTGGTTTGTTTATCACACTGGTAGAATCTGCCATGCCAAATGGCTTAGGCTTTGATATTACTACCGATAGCAGCATTCGTAAAGATGCCTTCCTGTTCGGCGAAGCACAGGGCCGCATTGTAGTAAGCGTTGCCCCGGCCGACCAGGAGCGCTTTGTTGAGCTGATGGCTACCAGCGAGGTTGAATTTAGCCTGCTGGGTACCGTAGCCCGTGAAGGTAACCTGATGATTGACGAAGAACTATATGGCAACATACAGGACGTAAAACTGGTTTACGATAACGTATTGCACGTAATACTAGGCGAGTAA